AAACCAGTCAATTGTTTTCAACAAGCCCTGCTCGAAAGAGTATTCAGGCTGCCAGTCATAACAACGAATAAACTTACTAGCATCGGCATATAAGCGCTCCACATCACCGGGCCTATCTTCGCAGTGAACTATTTTTGAGCCACTATTAACCATCATCTTAAGAATCGTGTCAGCCACCTCTCTTATAGATAACTCAAAATGACTGCCCACATTATAGGTCTCTCCCGCATCCTCTTTAGCGTCGAGCATTACCGCAGCCAAAGCCCTCGCGGTATCTTCCACGTAAGTGAAGTCACGGGTAATTGAGCCAAGGCCAAAGATCAGTATCGACTCACTGTTAAGCGCTCTAACAATCGACTTAGGAATCAACTCCCCCGCATCCCCCTCGTGATGTGAGCGCGGGCCAAAAGTATTAAAGGGTCTCACCACAACCGTATTCATCGCAAAGGAGGTGGCATATGCCCGCGTGTAACACTCACCAGCAAGCTTGCTTGCACCGTAAACTGTTCGTGGATACAGTGAATGATGTTCATCCATCGGCACCGTGCGCGCCGTGCCATAGACTTCGGAAGAGGAACAGTAAATAAAGCGCTCGACACCCACAGCACGTGCTGTCTGGAGCAATAGCAAGGTGCCTTCAGCATTCACCTTATGATTATCATACGGATGTTTTAATGAGTGCCTCACGCCGAGGGTAGCCAGATGATACACCACACTGACGCCACTCATGGCCTCCTCTATATCCTCCCGCTGGGTAATATTTCCCAACATGAATTCGAAGTTTTCGTCACCGAAATGCTGTTTAATATTGTCAATTTTACCGTTGCTCAGGTTATCCAAGACCTTAACATCGTAGTTGGCCGCCAATAAAACATCGACCAAATGTGAACCGATAAACCCTGCCCCTCCTGTCACTAGCACTTTCTTATTGGCAAAGCTCATAGGTAAAACTCCTTGATTGCTCTGCAAACCGTATTCAGCTCTTCATCTTTCAATTCCGGATACAAAGGCAAAGATAAGATCTCCTGCGCCAGCTGCTCTGCACAAGGCATCGAGCCGACGTTATAGCCAAGGCTCTTATATGCCCCCTGTAAATGACATGGCACCGGGTAGTGTATGCCCGTCTGAATCCCGCGCTGCTGTAGGTAACTCTGTAACGCGTCGCGTCGCGTACTCCGGATCACAAACAAGTGGTAGACATGTCGTGCGCCAGCAAGCTCGGCGGGCAATATAATCTGCTTTATCGCCGCTAATTGCTCACGATACTGCGCCGCCAAGGCGCTACGACGCCTAGTCCATGCCTGCAAATACTGAAGTTTTATGGTCAGTATCGCGCCTTGAAAGCCTGACATACGATAATTCATACCAATATAATCATGATGATATTTTCGCGTTGAACCATGATTCTTTAACGCCTTCACCCGTTCAGCAATATCGGCATCTGATGTCACCACAGCCCCTCCCTCACCATAGGCACCAAGATTCTTTCCGGGATAAAAACTAAAGCAACCCACCCCCCCTTTACTACCCACAGCCTCGCCGTGATAGCTCGCCAAGTGTGCCTGCGCACAATCTTCGATGATCAATAACCGGTGTTTTTTAGCAACGGCGATCACCTTTTCCATAGCCATTGGCTGACCGTAAAGATGGACGACAATAATAGCCTTTGTCCTCGCGGTTATCGCTGCCTCTATCTTATCGCAATCAATTTGGTAGAAACTCGATTCACAATCGACAAAAACCGGTGTCGCCCCTGCAAGGCTTACTGCTTCTGGCGTTGCAAAAAAAGTATTGGCCGGCACAATGACCTCGTCATTTTGACCAATCTCTAGAGCCACAACAGCAAGATGCAGTGCCGCTGTTCCTGAACTGACGGCTTCACAGTGCGGGGCTTGCTGTGCTTTAGCGAAGGCTCGCTCAAAGTCCGCCACATAGGGCCCATCAGCAAAGGCACAGTCCGCTAAGACACGCTCAATAGCCTGATCAATCTCAGGCTTGAGCTGTTGGTACTGAGCCTTCAAATCGACGAATTTAATCATCGTCAATATAGCGTAAAAAGCGCGCTGGGTTACCAGCCCATACCTGATTAGCCGGAATACTTTTAGTCACCACACTCCCTGCCCCCACCAGGGCATTATCACCAATAGTCACACCACCCATAATTGTAGCGTTAGACCCAATAGAAACTGCACGGCCAATTTCCGTTTTCACTAGACGCGATATCCAATCATGGTCAGCCTCTAGCTCCCCTAAGCTATTTACCGATCTAGGCTTTTTATCGTTGATAAACATAACACCATGACCAATAAAGCAATTTTCAGCAACAATCACGCCTTCACAGACAAAACTGTGTGATGATATTTTACAGTGGTGACCAATCGTGGCGTTTTTTTGAATCTCGACAAACGCACCAATCGTGCAGCAATCACCTATCTTACAACCATAGAGATTAATGAAACGCCCTAACCGGATGTCATCTCCGAGCTCTACCCCTTCTATAGACTGATAGTCATTCGTCATAGGTTAACCAGCTCGCCCCCATTTTTAATCGACCGATCAGTTGCCTCCAAAAGCTGTACGACCCTTAGCCCTGCCTCGCCGTCATTAAAGGGCGTGCGACTGTTTTCAATACATTCGACAAAGTACGCAAACTCACTCGCCAATGCCTCGGCCTGAGGGATTTTCGGTGAGTACATACCGTTGACTCGGTAGTCCACCAACAACTCACAGCGCTGTTCCGCACTGACCTTGCCAAAATGCACGCTCTTATCGTAGATTTTAATTTTCTCGTCGATCGCTAGATCATTCCATAGAATTTTCTTAGTCGTACCGCCGATCATCACATCTCTAATCTTTACCGG
Above is a window of Sinobacterium caligoides DNA encoding:
- a CDS encoding dTDP-glucose 4,6-dehydratase, which produces MSFANKKVLVTGGAGFIGSHLVDVLLAANYDVKVLDNLSNGKIDNIKQHFGDENFEFMLGNITQREDIEEAMSGVSVVYHLATLGVRHSLKHPYDNHKVNAEGTLLLLQTARAVGVERFIYCSSSEVYGTARTVPMDEHHSLYPRTVYGASKLAGECYTRAYATSFAMNTVVVRPFNTFGPRSHHEGDAGELIPKSIVRALNSESILIFGLGSITRDFTYVEDTARALAAVMLDAKEDAGETYNVGSHFELSIREVADTILKMMVNSGSKIVHCEDRPGDVERLYADASKFIRCYDWQPEYSFEQGLLKTIDWFKSQPQGRQALLKEEKGVNWQ
- a CDS encoding DegT/DnrJ/EryC1/StrS family aminotransferase, with amino-acid sequence MIKFVDLKAQYQQLKPEIDQAIERVLADCAFADGPYVADFERAFAKAQQAPHCEAVSSGTAALHLAVVALEIGQNDEVIVPANTFFATPEAVSLAGATPVFVDCESSFYQIDCDKIEAAITARTKAIIVVHLYGQPMAMEKVIAVAKKHRLLIIEDCAQAHLASYHGEAVGSKGGVGCFSFYPGKNLGAYGEGGAVVTSDADIAERVKALKNHGSTRKYHHDYIGMNYRMSGFQGAILTIKLQYLQAWTRRRSALAAQYREQLAAIKQIILPAELAGARHVYHLFVIRSTRRDALQSYLQQRGIQTGIHYPVPCHLQGAYKSLGYNVGSMPCAEQLAQEILSLPLYPELKDEELNTVCRAIKEFYL
- a CDS encoding acyltransferase — protein: MTNDYQSIEGVELGDDIRLGRFINLYGCKIGDCCTIGAFVEIQKNATIGHHCKISSHSFVCEGVIVAENCFIGHGVMFINDKKPRSVNSLGELEADHDWISRLVKTEIGRAVSIGSNATIMGGVTIGDNALVGAGSVVTKSIPANQVWAGNPARFLRYIDDD